GGAGATCGTCGTAGATGGCGCCGTAGGGGGTGCCGAAGTCGTAGACGTTGGGCTCGTGGAGGGAGGGCCCGGGGAGCTTGACGTGGGTGCCGGTGCCGTAGGACTCGACGTCGAGCCCCGCGCGCCCCAGCTGCGAGTGCGCCTCCATGCTCCGGTTCATGTTGGACGAGCACACCATGGCGAACCGCCACCTCTTGCCCTCCGCAGCCACCATctcggctccgccgccggcgaggtaggGGACCCTCCCGTCAGGTCAGGCTCGCCGATGGCCGCTCTCTCTCGACCGCGCTCTGACCTGAGGCTGGTTCGGGACGATGCGCTTTGAGATTCGGGTGGGCGGTCCTGGACCTGGACCGGACCGATGCGGGCGGGGTGCGGTTGTCTTGGACCGGTGCTTCCCAATTCGGCCCATTAGGCCTTGTTTTAAAGGGCCTTGTTCGCGCTAAGGGTACGTGATGTGCAAGCAGTGTTACAGCAGCCAATCCTTCATAATAATTTCATATTTTGCGAATCAGTCTATTCTTGTTTTGTTGctggaatattttttttgttgcaaaaaaaattctattgTTCTGTAACAAAATAAATTGTTCCGCTTGTGTAATAATTTAACTATCAGTTATACGTGTGACTTCTAACTGAGTAGAGAGTAGAGAGCCTTTTTCATGGCTCGCTCCTAAGCTGATTCAAGAAAGTTACATGATGCGACCTGTTTCTACCTGTACTTTTTAAAGTTGTTTCTACCGTTATTTTCAGTAGGCTCTAGGATGGTAATTTTACCCGAGATGCGGGTAGCGCGGGTACCCGATTAGTGAAGGTATAGGTATACTATAAGGGAGTACTTATTATATTATTTGTTTTAGTGTTAAATGCTCTAACATACAAAGCATTCATAAGAATTTCTTGTTTTATATTTCGAATAAAATTATGATTGTCTATGTCACctttcaaatattttttgaaACATACAAAAATTAGCTGATGCAtggataaaagaaagataaatcTCATTTATGAAGCAGATTGTTTGGGTTCCAGCTGAACTTAAATTTGGAGGGCTCGCCGGCTCGGTATCGAAATGGACTTTCTTTCGATTTTCGAAAATCGGACTCTAAAACATTTTGCTGTGCCTTAAGCCACAAGGCCCCACTCGCCTTCGTGCCTGCTGCAAAGTAGGGTTCCAccgcccacctccgccgccatggcgcgcgccgccgcctcaaggctcgccgccgcggcgatgtCTTCCCCTACGGTGAGCCCCCTACCCCAGTCTCTCATCCCCTTTCACTTTCTCCTCCATCCAACCCAGAGTCCCTGCGGCTAACCGCTTTGCCTCCGTGCCAGCGCCAGCTGTTCtcccgccacctcgccgccgccgcggccacggcgtggaCCGGCCCGTCGCGGCTGTTCGAACCAGGTGAGCCACTTTGCGTGGAAGGTTTGATGCCTTCCGAATGGATTGCTCGAGACAGGCTTGTGCACGTGTGTTGCTAATCCGGTGAATTGGGCAGGGAGGGAGCGGCGGAGCACGAGCTGGTGGTGCCCGAGCAGGTCTTTCCATGGTGAGTATCGGCCGATATGATGGCTTACGTTTCCATTTTTTCATACGCAGTAGTTCATTTTGTGAAAGTAGTTGTGGCTTGATGTATATGCTACAGCTGGTCCCGAAATGACAATTAAAACAAACCACATGTTCTGGTTAAGGTTAGCCCATCTTTCTGCTTTCTACCCGGGGAGCCAGCATTTTTACCATTTGCATACAACTTTGTTAGATTCGTGTAATTAAATCATCTGATTCATTTAAGAGCCACCACCCCAAGTGATCTCCAGTgctatgttttttcttcttctgtttTTACACTACAAACAGATCATCTTCCCACCCCCTCTCTCTGAAAAAGGAGAACAATTATTTGCATGTGACTTAAATGAGGTGGTTACACAAAATTTAAGATTGtccaaaaaacaaaaatttaaatgaTGATCCATACACataaaaaacaacaacaacaaacctTTTATTTCCAATCAAGTTGTGGTAGACTAGAGATCATAAAACCCAACACTTGGCACCCcatattaaaaaaaaatatactgGGGCACGAAAATAAACAACTGGATTGTCTTTGCGGTTGCTGATACTAAGTTTTCTTTGGTGCTTAGGGTTGCTTCTTAAGCAACTTTGGTGCTTAGGGTTGCTTCTTAAGTAAATTGTAAATTTTATTTCTTAAACATGGTTGCTATTATTTTTGATGCACTAGTCGCCTATGATAAAACATCTGCATTTCCATGATGTCAGCCACATGGAGGATGAATGCAAGGGATTATTATGATGTGCTTGGAGTGAGCAAGGATGCTTCTGCACCAGATATAAAGAAGGCATATTATGCGGTATGCATCTTTATTTGTCTTAGTGTGGATGTACACCTCCTTTGGAAACAAAGCTAGGGTATTGTCTATTGATTGGACATCATTAAACTTCTGGGGTTTCATATTCCTTAATTCCCCAATGTTACTGTACTTGAGTGCTGAACAGGAATGGCCCAAATGaattttggtgtgttgtttGGCTTATATGCTTTTGTTTGTTCCACCAATGCAAATGCTACAGTACAAACTTGTTTGGCCATTTATTTGTTGCATGCTGACTGTATCATCCTCTCAATAATTTTATTTCTTCCATTTTTGCTCCCATTGATTTGGTTTCTTCTCCTTTGTGTAATCTGAGAAACTTTTGTTTTTACTGATCTTATCATTCTTCTCCAGCTCGCAAAGAAGTTCCATCCTGATACCAATAAAGTTGATGCTGATGCAGAAAAAAAGTTTCAGGAAGTTAACCGTGCCTATGAGGTATGAGGTTCTTGCAGATAATTTAGTTACCTTTTATGAAACATAAATTTGTAGTACATGATCATTGTAAATGCTGATATTATCTGTGCATTTTTCAGGTCTTGAAGGATGATGATAAGCGTGAAATATATGATCAGGTTACTGGCATGTCTCTTTTTTTAATGAAACAAAAATTGTGATAATATAAAACTATGATAAGCTTGTACCTTATGTGTTTATCTTTGCTTGCATAGTCGGTAGCAGCATTAACTTCCATCACCCATGAAACCTTCTTTTGCCATAACAGTAAGTTATTTTGTGCTTAGTATAACTTTTGTAATTGGCAGCTTGGACCAGAAGGATATAAGCGTCATGCATCAGGCAGTGACCCTGCAGGGCAGGGTTTTCCTCAGGGTAACCCATTTGGTGACATCTTCACTGACGTAAGAGCAATTGTCCTCGGGATTTTATTTTATGTATCATTAATTTGCCCTAGATTGATCTGTACTCTCATTGTATTACACCTGTCATTTGGTGAAGTTATGCATGAGACCTATGATTCACAACTTAAATATGCGATATTTCTGTTCGATTGTTTTGCCAGCTGCAACTGTGAAAAACATGAATGGAAAAGAAATTGTATGCAGGTGGCCATGAAAAATCATGTTACAagattctaatttttttatatgcaGTTCTATTATTTTCTTTCTTCTGCCTAGGCCTTTGTCTATATTGTAACATGAAATGAACACAGCTTTTGATTTTAATATAAACAACATATTAGCATTTGTCATGCGGCAGACTAAACATGATTTGAACAGTACCTTCTCAATATTTAGCAAATTCCTCTTCTCATTTTTCAACTCTCTTATGCATATAATTCACTCCTTGTTTATCTGCATTTGAACTGTTATACGCACCTcatatattttaattttgttgTCCGACAGATCTTTGATAATGCATACAGAGGAGGCCAAGATGTCAAGGTTCAATTAGTTTTTGGTGTATTTGTTTGCTTTCAATCAAACATATTGATGCAATGGTTGTTTTCTTCATCCCACGAACTGTAGGTTTCTGTTGAACTATCATTCATGGAAGCTGTCCAAGGATGCAGAAAAACCATTACATATGAAGCTGATACTTTCTGTGGAACTTGCAGTATGTGCTTCTGTTCATTTCATTGATGATCCTCCCCTTTTGTTCTTGTTTTTAATCCGAACATCTATTTTGTTTTTGCAGATGGAAGTGGCGTCCCCCCTGGAACTGTGCCTAAAACATGTAAAACATGTAAAGGTTCCGGTGTGGTAAGTATCCTTTGTCAACACATTTTGCCATGGCATGTTTCTTACAGATCAGCACCTCCAGTTAATAATAGATGGTATATTAGCAAGTTGATTCCGTTCACAAATTCCT
The nucleotide sequence above comes from Panicum virgatum strain AP13 chromosome 3K, P.virgatum_v5, whole genome shotgun sequence. Encoded proteins:
- the LOC120696817 gene encoding chaperone protein dnaJ GFA2, mitochondrial-like, with protein sequence MARAAASRLAAAAMSSPTRQLFSRHLAAAAATAWTGPSRLFEPGRERRSTSWWCPSRSFHATWRMNARDYYDVLGVSKDASAPDIKKAYYALAKKFHPDTNKVDADAEKKFQEVNRAYEVLKDDDKREIYDQLGPEGYKRHASGSDPAGQGFPQGNPFGDIFTDIFDNAYRGGQDVKVSVELSFMEAVQGCRKTITYEADTFCGTCNGSGVPPGTVPKTCKTCKGSGVIFMQKGIFTVECTCSICSGSGKIVKNFCKTCKGHQVVKGKMSVKLDIMAGIDDNDTMKVFGKGGADVERNKPGDLYVTIKVREDPIFRREGNHVHVDSVLSISQAVLGGTVLVPTLTGNVTVKVRQGTQPGEKVVLRGKGIKARNSSMFGNQYVHFNIRIPTEVTKRQRELIEEFDKEECTDRERVAAATG